The following proteins are encoded in a genomic region of Magnolia sinica isolate HGM2019 chromosome 1, MsV1, whole genome shotgun sequence:
- the LOC131239269 gene encoding protein LEAD-SENSITIVE 1-like has protein sequence MESEKKLSNKIDGSELQPGDHIYSWRKLKTYAHHGIFVGEDKVIHFTSSKADSGYSSTATVSKNVSKKKPCTKCGYDGKAGVIETCLDCFLKGGELYRYGYNISRRRLMFTRFGTCTSVSCGPVEDTLRRAYDYLKNGYITDYSFLEKNCEDFAVNCKTGLTVPTGADTNTLSGQPCFLRLMEKPYLLAAYPIVRIHEDSKLRKICPKH, from the exons atggagagtgagaAGAAGTTATCCAACAAGATCGACGGAAGCGAGCTACAGCCAGGAGATCACATCTATTCATGGAGGAAGTTGAAGACGTACGCTCATCACG GAATATTTGTGGGGGAAGACAAGGTCATCCACTTCACTAGTTCCAAAGCTGACAGCGGTTACTCCTCAACGGCAACAGTGTCGAAGAATGTTTCTAAGAAAAAACCATGCACGAAATGTGGGTATGATGGGAAGGCAGGGGTCATCGAAACCTGCCTCGATTGCTTCCTGAAAGGAGGCGAACTCTACCGCTATGGATACAACATCTCCAGACGTCGCTTAATGTTCACTCGTTTTGGGACATGCACCTCCGTCTCTTGTGGTCCAGTAGAGGATACACTTCGACGCGCCTATGACTACCTCAAGAATGGCTACATTACTGATTATAGCTTCCTTGAGAAGAATTGCGAGGACTTTGCTGTAAACTGTAAGACTGGCCTGACTGTCCCGACCGGTGCAGACACTAATACTCTTAGTGGGCAGCCATGTTTTCTACGTCTGATGGAGAAGCCTTACTTGCTTGCTGCCTATCCTATTGTACGAATCCATGAAGATTCTAAACTTCGAAAAATTTGCCCAAAACATTAG